TTTCAGCTACAGTTGATACATCTTTTCTGTCCGCTCTTGTAATCACGAGTCCTCTTCCAAGGCCCTGATCATAAGCAAGGCTGTATGGCTTCACATCCGCAATAAATACTCCGTTGTCAAGCTTGTATTTTTTTAACTCGTCAGCTTTTAAGTTCCGGAGGGTTAAGCCAATGTTCTCAAGTTTAATTTGCTCTGCAGACGAATTGTCTTCCTTTTCGGGTCTGTCTGCGTTGTCTTTCACAGCCACATTGTCATCACCTCTTGGTTTCAGGGTGACAGTCCTTTCTATCTCCTTGTTGTCTCTCCATATGGTAAGGACAACTTTTGAACCTGCACTCTTTCCAGCAACATGACTTTGCAGAGTATTGGGTGCATTCACTTCTTTACCGTCTATCTTCAGGATCACATCACCTTTTTTGATATCGGCATCTGCTGCAGAACCGCCTTCAACCACCTTTTCGATAATGACACCTGTTGGTCTGTTCAATCCGAGAGATTTTGCGAGTGCAGCATCCACTTCTCTGATCTGTACACCAATGTAACCCCTGCTGACCTTACCATTAGCAATAAGATCTTTTGCAACAGTTTGAGCGAGGTTGATCGGAATGGCAAAACCATATCCGATGTATGTTCCTGTTCTGGTGGCAATCGCAGTATTCACTCCAATTACTGCACCATTTAAATCGACAAGTGCACCACCACTGTTACCCGGGTTGATTACTGCATCTGTCTGAATGAAATTTTCAACACCGTAGCTGTCATTGATTAACCGGAGAGAACCCCTGTTTAATGCACTGATTATTCCGGCTGTCACTGTTGAAGAAAGTGAAAGTGGATTACCAATCGCCATTACCCACTGACCGACTTTGAGACCATCACTGTTCCCAAGATATGCGGCAGGGAGATTTGTTGCATTAATCTTTATTACTCCAAGATCTGTCAACGGGTCTGTGCCGATCACCTTGGCTTCAAATTTTCTTCTGTCATTCAGTATTACCTCAACCCGTTTTGCATTCTCCACCACATGATTGTTGGTAAGAATGTAACCGTCGTTGCTGATGATAATACCGCTTCCTGAACCTTCCGATTCCTTGGGAGAGCCATCCAAGTCGCCGAATGGAAAGAAGTCGAATCCCTGTCCTTTCTTTGCCTCAGCAACAACATTGATTTGGACAATCGAAGGGGTAACCTTTTCAGACACTTCGATAAATGCCTGACTGAAATTGTTAAGCTCTGCATTTGGCATGACGGGTGACCTGTCGGCTCCAAGCTTTACATCAGCGAGACCGGGCTTTACCCAACCGAAGCCTGAAACCAAAACCGCTCCAAAAAGAATTCCGAGTACTACAAGGGCAACTGCCCCAAGAACGCTCTTTCCTCTCATTTTCTAATCCTACTGTTTAATTGTTAAATAGATAACCAGGAAGTAAGTTTTTATCTATAAATCTCCTAATATTTTTAATGCTTTTAAGCCTTTAAAAGTTTCAAAATGGGTTCGAGTGTAAGTCTCAAGTAAATTTAACAACTGTCTGACAGATTTTGATTCGAATGTGTCAACCGGTTTACCGCTATTTAGACAGAAAAGGAGACCATAAAGTTCCATGGAAATATATATGCCCCTTCTTTTTTCTAACGCACATTTCTCGCACAAAATTCCAAATCCGGGATCAAACCTGACACCTGTTTCTTTTGAAATTTCACAACCACATGATGAACATGTCTGCGAATGAATCCCCACACCCGACTCATCCAGGATAAACAGGAAATATCTTAGTAACAGTATCAAGGAAGGCTCTTTTTTGGAGTCCATTAATCTGATAATTTTTTCAGTCCCTCTAAATAGTCTGTCGTTCTCCTCGTGCGGCGAAGTAAGTTCTTTTAATAGTTCGATTACTGAAGTGGCACAACTTATCGCCTCGAGGTCGGTCATGATTTCTTTGGGATGAAAAATCAGTTCTGCGGAGTTGATTGTATAGAGTTCTCTTCCCTCTTTGTCATAATAGAAAAGCTCAACAATATTTAGGACATCAGTGGCAAGCCCTGATTTCGATTTAATGTTTCTTGCCCCTTTAACCAGTCCGCTTATTTTCCCGCCGGTTCTGGTGTAAAAACTGATTATGTTACTCGAATCACTGTACTTCAATCTGGAAAGGACAATTGCTTCGGTTTTTACGAGACTGTTTCCCATTATCTAAAGCTGAAAGGAAATTTGAAAATACCTTTTTCGGTGATTATCCCTGTGATGTTTTCCGCAGGAGTGATGTCGAAGGATGGATTGAAACAGTTGAAATTGAGAGAAGTGAAACCGGATGAAAGATACTGAACAAGTTCCATTGGTGATCTCTCCTCAATCGGGATATCAGAGAATCCCAACGCAGCGGGATCAATGGTAGTTGATGGTGCGGCAATATAAAAAGGAACTTTGTATTCCTTGCACAACACTGATAAAGTAAATGTACCAAGTTTGTTCGCTGAATCGCCGTTGGATGCTATACGATCGGCTCCCGTGATCACGAGATCGATTTTACCGTCCCTGATCAGGACTCCGGCGGCTGAGTCGGGAATGATGCTGAAAGGAATACCGTTTTTGGAAAGCTCATAGGAAGTGAGTCTCAAGCCCTGAAAAAGAGGTCTGGTTTCATCAGCATAGACATGTTTTATCAGTCCGTTTTCAAATCCCCTTTGTATCACTCCGAAAGCAGTACCGATTCCGCCGGTTGCAAGTCTTCCCGTGTTGCAATGTGTAAGAACTGTTGAACCCCCGTTAAATATTTCAAGACCGTTCTCTGCGATCTGTTCACACATCGCTTCATCCTCGGAATGAATACGCTTCGCTTCCGACAGGAGATTATCAAAATTCCTCTCCTCACCGGGCAGCTCGAAACAAAATTGTTTCATTCTCTGGAGGCAGTTGAAAAGATTTACTGCAGTGGGTCTTGTTGAGGCGAGTAATTGAAAAGCGGAATTGAAAACCTGCTCGGAAAAACCTCCTTTAACAGACAAAGCCAGAGCATAAGCTGCTGCAATTCCAATCAGGGGTGCTCCCCGGATCTCCAGCCGCTTTATTGCTTCAGCCACTCTCTCCGGGTTATCAGTATGGATATATTCTTCACAGGATGGCAGCTTTGTTTGATCAAGAAACACAAGCCTGCCATCCTGAAATTTTATGGAAAAATAGGAATCAGATCTCATCAAATCTTGAAATCGTCAAGAATTCCCTGTATCTGTCCTGAATCCTCAGATAGGAAAGATTTTCAAGTGCTTCTGTGCTGAACTGTTCAACACAAAAGGATGCCATGGTACTGCCGTAGACAACCGCCCTCTTGATGTTCGAAGGACTTAAATCCTGTGTTTTGTGCAAATATCCAATAAATCCTCCGGCAAAGGAGTCACCGGCGCCGGTTGGGTCATTTATCATTTCAAGCGGATATGCCGGTGCCGAGAACACAACATCCTCGGTAAAAAGCAGAGCACCATGCTCGCCTTTTTTGATTATTAATATTTTTGCTCCCATTTCCCTGATTATTTTGGCGGCTTTAATCAGGTTCGGTTCCTGCGCCAAGAGCCTTGCTTCGGAATCATTTATGATTAACACATCACTTCTTTTAAGAACTTCAGCAAGCACATCTTTCTTCCCTTCGATCCAATAATTCATCGTATCACAGACGACAAATTGTGGATTTTCAAGCTGGTCAAGCACTCTTAACTGAAGAACCGGGTCGATGTTCCCGAGACAGATGTATGAGGATTTTCTCAGTTTGTCGGGAATTACGGGATTGAACGATTCAAATACATTTAATTCGGTCAGAAGTGTATCCCGTGTGTTCAGATCATAATGGTATTTGCCTGCCCATCTGAAGGTTTTTCCTCCTTCAACCACCTGCATTCCGGTAAGATTGACATTGTGAGATTCCAACAGATCGAAATATTTTTTGGGGAAATCGTCTCCCACCACACCAACAATGTATGCAGGTGCAGTAAAATAACTTGCTGCCAGTGAAATATATGTGGCAGAACCTCCAAGTGCGTTGTCTACAGACTTGAAAGGGGTGGATACTGAATCAAAGGCGACGGAACCGACTATTAACAGGCTCAAATCTAACTCCTCATTATGAATGTGTGCGAGCGAAAATAAAAAAACTTAACCTTGTAATTAAACAAAATTTCTGCTCTAAATCAACTTAACCGGATCAAAATAGATTTTTTCATCTCTTGCCTTATTCATTATCAACTCTGCCGACTTTCTTTGACCGGGCCACGCAAGCAACGGAAGTGCTTCTTCCAGCGAACACCACATATATTCATCGTGCTCTTCGGACAAAATTACTTCAACATTTTTATCCACCTTCCCGGCAAATACCGGGATAAGACTTACACTATCCTTCGCAGGATTGTAAAAAGAATTTACATTCGGCACTACAAAAAACTCTTCAGGGGTAATCCCGGTCTCTTCTTTTATCTCCCGAAGTGCTGCCTCCCAGGCTTTTTCACCTTCGTGCATTCTGCCCGTCACAGGTTGCCAAAGACCGGGATAAACTTCCTCAGACTGAGCTCTTCGCAACAGGAGTATTTCATGATTTTCTCCCGAACCCCTGAAGATGTGTGCTTCTACTATATCATCAATGATTTTCATTTTGCCTCCTAAAAAAATGCTCTGACTTCCGCCCGTGCGGAGTGAATCACTCTGCCTCCACCCAATGAACGACCGTCATATCCCAATGTGCTCTGAAGGTTGGTTGATATCCTGTAATCAAAATTGAGCCTCCAGTAATAGTTTTTCCCTACAAGATTACCGTTGGTCAACTCAAATGGCAGGAAGTTTTCAGTGTCGTTTTTAATAATTTCTACTCTCTCCACTTCAAATCTTACTCTCCCGGTTCCGGCAAATGAGAAATTAACTCTTAAAATCTGACTGTTGGACTTTAGCTCCGTTGGAGTTGTCGGGTACTCGTCCTTTGTGACTCCGGTTTTTATTATAAACCCCGTCTCTATGTAATTTTCAGGTCTGTAAGAAAAATCGAGAACGAAATCTGTGGAATTAATCTTCCGGTTACGAAGCGAGGCAGGTGGAGCTGCAAGGTTATTGGAATTGAGCATTACATCTGCCTGAATACTGAATTCTCTGACAAGTCGTAATCTTGTTCTTAGACTTCGTTCGGTCAGCAAACCTCTTTCAGCACCTCCGCTAAACTCGGTGAAACTATTCCTCTCATTAAATCGCAATCTAAAATTAAGGTCTGAATTGTTTTCAAATATAAAAATATCCTGAAGAATCGATTGAGAACCCCTGATTGTATTTTTATCATTCAAAAAGTAGGAAAGCTTCAAAAGATATATATTCTCTATCTCGTTTTCTTTGCTGTTTTCTTCTACTCTGACAGTTGTCTCACTGCTGATAAAATCCAGTGGCTTCAAAAATGAGAGCCCTTCTTCAGCAAGATCTCTGAATAAAATCTTTACTCTGAATCCGGTTTTAAGGTCAATTACAGGGTATAAGGTTTCACTCGGAATTGTGATAGCTATAAAATCGGCATCATAAATGGCGGGTTGGAATTCATTTTCATCGTACAAGCTGTTCTTGTTAAGATCACCGAGATAGATGTAATTTCCGGTTCCTCTCTCCACTTTAACAAAAACCCTCTCGAGCAAAGAAGCCCTTCGGGTAGAAGCCTCGTAAAAAAGATCCCCGTTAACCCCGTTACCAATCAATGCAAAACGACTTCGCATTCTCAAGAGCACTGTTTGGTTGTCAGAAAATCCCTTAAGTTTGAATAAAGGTTCATACCGCTTTTCCCTGACCGCCACCGACATCTCAATATTGAAATCCCTGTTTCCCTGATATTTAATCCCTGCTTCCTGTCCTGTTGTCCTCGATTCCTTTAGAAAAACCCCTTTCTCGGAAACCTCATCCTCTCTAAAAATCATCTTCCCGGTAAAATTAATTCCCCAAAGAGCGGGAATCTCCAGAAGTGGTCCTGCTTCATAAAAGTAATAACTTCCAGATAGAAGTGAGTCGTTGGAGACAATCCTCTCCTTTTTGATCTCACTTTCAAAAAACACACCCGGACTGAAGAACCCGATTTTCCAGTTACCCGCTGCCTTTTGCTTAAGCCATCCGCTCTTGAGCAACACATTTTCTGTTGAAACAAAATCTGCACTGTAGGAAATGTCTCTCTCCCCCTGCTCAAATGATCTGAACGCACCATTTATTCTTTCCGAGACGAAATTATTTCCGTTTTTCAGGTAGCCATAGGAAACATCCACTCCGGTGCCCGGGATCGGGTATAATGAGAAGCCTGCCTCACGGAGGATTTCATCCCCCCGTTGGGTAAGATTTCCCGTATTGTAATCTCTGTCGAACTCCACCGAATTAAATCTATCTGGGGAACTGAAATCTGCAGCGACAAATCTTTCCCTGTATTTCAGGGTGAGAGAACTGAAGTCAACATTGAAAAGTGAAAAAGTTACAGGATTGAAAATCGCCTCAAAATTTCGGGCAAAACCGGTTGCAGAGGTACCTTCAAGAGTTGAGAACTGGTTTTTGTTCAAAATACTCCCGGCAATCTCACCTTTGAACCGAAGGTATTCCAGTGGTTGGTACTCTATCACAAAATTTGCTGCCTGCCGTTTTTCCGGCAGAGGGATGAAAATTACAGGAGAATAGACCCCAATCCCTTTCCCGACATACCTGAACTTCCCGATCGATTCTCGGGTATAATCACCGTTTCCCGCACCGGTATAACTGAATGAGACATTATAAACAGCATTCTGTGAACCCGGATTATACAAATAATATTGCAAAGCCTGACCGGTTCCCGTCACTGTATCGCGTTTTTCGTAAAACCCGTTTCTTCTTCCTGTTGAATCAGGATCCGCCAGCCTCTCACCCGGTTTTGTGGCTTTGTTTCTGTCTCCGCCCGCATTTTTGAGAATCTCCTTGTCCTGATCGGAAAGGGAAAAATCGATTGGATTATCTTTGTCATCACCCTCCTGAATAAATTGCAGGCTGTATTTCAGCTTTGAGCTGAAGAGTTCACCATCAGTACCTGCTGAGAAAAAATTCCTTCCATATTTCCTGTCTGAATACTCGAAATCAACATTTATTCTGGATGAAGAGGTGATTACTCTTCTTGTAGTAAAGATCAGTTCACCACTGGAATAATCAATTGTATAGTCATTATTGTCACCCCGTCGCATTTCTTCTCCGTTCAGAAAAACTTTTTCCGATCCGGCTATTATTATGATGTCCCTTTCACCATTGCTGCCTGATAATCTGTATGGTCCCTGCACTCCCTCCTGTCCTTGAAACACATTTGAATTAAACTTTCCTCTCGAACTCGCCAAAGCGAAAAAACCGTTGAATTTATCGTATTTCACCTCTCCGTATAAACCCTGAAGTTTTCGGCTCACCCTGCCAAATTCTCCACGGCTTGAAATAAGATCGTAGTCGCCAAAAACGCCTCTCGCATTTGGGTGTGTAATCTGGATAAATACCTTGTCTATTTCGTCAAGTCTTTCAGTGTTCCCTTCCGGTTGAATTGGAGTATTCTCGTCAGAAAGTGCAGCAACAATTTCTATATCATCAGTCAGTTTCCCGCTTAACTGAAGCTTCAACCCGCTTTGAAGCGAGAGATCTTTATTCGTTCCAAAAGTAAA
This genomic window from Ignavibacteria bacterium contains:
- a CDS encoding Do family serine endopeptidase, coding for MRGKSVLGAVALVVLGILFGAVLVSGFGWVKPGLADVKLGADRSPVMPNAELNNFSQAFIEVSEKVTPSIVQINVVAEAKKGQGFDFFPFGDLDGSPKESEGSGSGIIISNDGYILTNNHVVENAKRVEVILNDRRKFEAKVIGTDPLTDLGVIKINATNLPAAYLGNSDGLKVGQWVMAIGNPLSLSSTVTAGIISALNRGSLRLINDSYGVENFIQTDAVINPGNSGGALVDLNGAVIGVNTAIATRTGTYIGYGFAIPINLAQTVAKDLIANGKVSRGYIGVQIREVDAALAKSLGLNRPTGVIIEKVVEGGSAADADIKKGDVILKIDGKEVNAPNTLQSHVAGKSAGSKVVLTIWRDNKEIERTVTLKPRGDDNVAVKDNADRPEKEDNSSAEQIKLENIGLTLRNLKADELKKYKLDNGVFIADVKPYSLAYDQGLGRGLVITRADRKDVSTVAEIEKIFKNSKGRAVLLEVADNQGNSRYVGIEIPD
- the recO gene encoding DNA repair protein RecO is translated as MGNSLVKTEAIVLSRLKYSDSSNIISFYTRTGGKISGLVKGARNIKSKSGLATDVLNIVELFYYDKEGRELYTINSAELIFHPKEIMTDLEAISCATSVIELLKELTSPHEENDRLFRGTEKIIRLMDSKKEPSLILLLRYFLFILDESGVGIHSQTCSSCGCEISKETGVRFDPGFGILCEKCALEKRRGIYISMELYGLLFCLNSGKPVDTFESKSVRQLLNLLETYTRTHFETFKGLKALKILGDL
- the mtnA gene encoding S-methyl-5-thioribose-1-phosphate isomerase encodes the protein MRSDSYFSIKFQDGRLVFLDQTKLPSCEEYIHTDNPERVAEAIKRLEIRGAPLIGIAAAYALALSVKGGFSEQVFNSAFQLLASTRPTAVNLFNCLQRMKQFCFELPGEERNFDNLLSEAKRIHSEDEAMCEQIAENGLEIFNGGSTVLTHCNTGRLATGGIGTAFGVIQRGFENGLIKHVYADETRPLFQGLRLTSYELSKNGIPFSIIPDSAAGVLIRDGKIDLVITGADRIASNGDSANKLGTFTLSVLCKEYKVPFYIAAPSTTIDPAALGFSDIPIEERSPMELVQYLSSGFTSLNFNCFNPSFDITPAENITGIITEKGIFKFPFSFR
- a CDS encoding sugar kinase, producing MSLLIVGSVAFDSVSTPFKSVDNALGGSATYISLAASYFTAPAYIVGVVGDDFPKKYFDLLESHNVNLTGMQVVEGGKTFRWAGKYHYDLNTRDTLLTELNVFESFNPVIPDKLRKSSYICLGNIDPVLQLRVLDQLENPQFVVCDTMNYWIEGKKDVLAEVLKRSDVLIINDSEARLLAQEPNLIKAAKIIREMGAKILIIKKGEHGALLFTEDVVFSAPAYPLEMINDPTGAGDSFAGGFIGYLHKTQDLSPSNIKRAVVYGSTMASFCVEQFSTEALENLSYLRIQDRYREFLTISRFDEI
- a CDS encoding NUDIX domain-containing protein, with amino-acid sequence MKIIDDIVEAHIFRGSGENHEILLLRRAQSEEVYPGLWQPVTGRMHEGEKAWEAALREIKEETGITPEEFFVVPNVNSFYNPAKDSVSLIPVFAGKVDKNVEVILSEEHDEYMWCSLEEALPLLAWPGQRKSAELIMNKARDEKIYFDPVKLI